Genomic segment of Corynebacterium urealyticum DSM 7109:
GATGAATGCATCACCTCCGATACGCTGCGCGACGCTGTGGTGAGCTCCACTCCGGAGGAGCTGGAGGTACCGCAGTGGGCGAAGGGGGCGGTGGCTAGCCGTGCCGACGATCCGCGCCGCATCGAGGGGCTGATCTCCCCGGGCGTGCACCTCTTCGACCCGACCGCGACTCCGCAGGAGATCATGCGAGAGTTGATCAGTAACTCTGCTGCGGAATACGAGGCGACGGGGCTGCTCAAGGCCGCTGACGCAGTGGGACTGAGCGCCTACGAGATGATCACCGCCGCCTCCCTCGTCGAGCGCGAGGCTCCGGCCGGAGCTTTCGACAAGGTTGCCCGCGTTATTCTCAACCGCCTCAAGGAAGACCAGCGTCTGGAGTTCGACTCCACGGTGAACTACGACGTCGCCGAGCAGGAGGTCGCCACGACGGATGACGACCGCGCTCGCCGCACCCCGTGGAACACCTATGCGAAGAAGGGGCTGCCGGAGACCCCGATCGCCTCCCCGGGTATTCAGGCGCTGCAGGCGATGGAACACCCCGCCGAGGGCGATTGGCTCTACTTCGTCACCATCAACAAGGATGGTGAGACCGTGTTCAACCGGGACTTCGATGCCCACGAGGCCGCGATCGAGAAGGCGCGTGCCAATGGCGTGCTGGACTCGGCTCGCTAAGCGCTAAGCCAGGAGGAAGAGGAAGTCGATGTCGGAAAACCAGGATGCCCAGTTGTCTACCGGCGGTGACCCTCTGCCCATTGGGGATTCGGCTGGCGCGAGCGTGCTCAGCCCGGAGGAATTTCTCGCGCTGAGCGGGCCGCGTTGCGCGGTGCTGGGCAGCCCAGTGTCGCATTCGTTGTCCCCGTTGATCCACAAGGCTGGCTACCGGGCCACGGGCCTGGATCTGGATTACTACCGCGTGGAAGCGCCCGAGGCCCGAGATATCCGGGTGATCGTTCAGGCGCAGGACCCGAACATCCGGGGCCTGTCCGTCACGATGCCGGGTAAGGGGGCGGCGCTCGAGCTGGCTGGGCTTGCGACGAAGCGTGCGGAGGACATCGGTTCCGCCAATACGCTGGTCCCGCAGGAGGATGGTCGCTGGCTGGCGGATAATACAGACGTTGACGGGCTCACCGCGTGCCTGGACGCGGTAGCAGCTGAGCTCGCCGAACGTGATCCGGAACGAGGTGCACCCTTCGCCGGACAGACCGCAGTCATCGTCGGTAACGGCGGTACCGCCCGCCCTGCCGTCGCTGCCGCAGCGGCTGCTGGCTTCGCAGAGATTAACGTGGTCGCCCGATCGGAGCGTGCTCTGAACCTACAGGCACTCACCGAATCTCTGGGTATGGCGTTCTCCTGGACTCGGTTCGACGCTCCGGAGCTAGGCCATGTATGTGGCCAGGCTGCGACACTGATTTCGACGGTGCCGGAGGACGTCGCTGCGGAATATGTGGATGCGTTCTGTCGCGCCGAGTCGGTCATCGACGTGATTTACGATCCCTATCCGACCGCGCTTTTGGCCCAAGCCAAGCAGCAGGAGCTGCCATTTTCTGATGGCCTGCAGATGCTCGCTGGCCAGGCGGAGGAGCAGTTCCGGCTGTTCACCGGCCAGCAGGCTCCTGAAGGGCTATTCTTGACCGAACTGCGCCAGCACTTGGCGCTGGACTAACCCGGGGGCTTATCTTCTCTAGCGTAGGCAGGGCACTTATTCCTGCGCTGGGGGGGGAAGAGGCAGGCTCTTGAGTCAGGGGATCAGGAGCTATAGGGGGGGGGAGGGCTATCGATGATGGGCGCCGTGCTTGCCGCTCTTGGCGTGGCAGTGGCCTATCTGGCTGTCGTTGATTGGCGGTATCGTCGCATCCCCAACGCAGTGGTGCTCCCCAGTATCCTCTGCGCGATTGTCGCGGCGGGTGCTTGGCAGCCTGCCGCACTCGCCGGTGGCGCGGGGTGGTGGCTATTGTTCAGCTTCTTCCACCATCGCGCTGCGAAACACCGCCGGAAGGGGAGTAGCGCTGCCGGCCGCTATTTAGGTGGAGGGGACGCCAAGTTCGCGGTGGTGTGCGGCATCCTTGCCTCCTGGCATGGTTCGGGGTGGGTGTTGCTCGCGATGGCTGCCGCCGGGATGTTGTCTACCGTGGCCATTTTGTATCGGGGGCACAGCCGGAAACTTCCCAATCAGCGAGCCGTGGCCATGGGGCCGGCGATGGCTCTGGGCACGTTGCTGGCTTTCCTGGTGACCTTGTAGATGTTTGATGGCTCACACAGTAGACCTAGTAGCCTGCGTCGATCACGGCTTCCTCCACCGGGCCCATCAGAGTGCGGAATAACCGCTAACGGACTCGTGTTGTGGACTGCATGACGACACTCTTCGACTCACTTGAAATTGGACGACTAACGCTGCCAAATCGCGTGACCATGGCACCTTTGACCCGCTCACGGGCAGGCCGCGACGGTGTCCCCACGGCCTTGCATGAGACGTACTATTCACAGCGCGCTTCCATGGGGCTTATCGTAACGGAGGGCGTATTCCCTGCGGTCACGAGCCGCGCTTTCCCCGGCCAGCCTGGTATTGAAACTCCAGAGCAGATTTCCGGCTGGCGGCGTGTGGCCGATTCCGTACATGAGGCCGGCGGACGCATCTTCATGCAGGTGATGAATGGCGGGCGTTTGTCCCATGCGGGCCTGCTCGAAGGGGCTCAGCCGGTGGCCCCCTCTGCGTTGGCATCGGGCACTGCGGTGCGGGATTTCGAATCCCGCAAGGAATGCCCAGTGCCTCGCGCCCTCGGCATCGAGGAGCTACCGCGCATCGTCGATGAGTTCCGGCAAGCTGCCCGCAATGCGATCGACGCTGGCATGGATGGTGTGGAAATCCATGGTGCGAACGGGTATCTGCTGCAACAGTTCCTTTCCCCGAGCTCCAATCACCGAGAGGATGCTTACGGCGGAACCCCAGAGAATCGCTACCGCCTAGCGCAGGAAATCCTCACCGCTGTGGCCGAGGAGATCGGGGCCGACCGCGTGGCGTTGCGCTTGTCCCCGCAGCACAATATTCAGGGGATTGAGGAAACCGACGATGCAGATGTCCGTGCCACCTACGGCGGGTTGCTGCGCGCAGTCGCAGACCTTGGTTTGGCCTACGTTTCCTTCCTGCATGCAGAGCCCACCGGTGAGCTCATTACTGAGCTGAGCGCCGAAGCCCGCGCTAACGGGCGTACCCGCGTCATCCTGAATTCGGGATTTGGGCGAGTGACCCAGCGCGCGGAAGCCGAGGACCTGGCACGGCACGGTGATGCCGTTGCTGTGGGACGGTTGGCCATCTCCAACCCGGACCTAGTTCGCCGTTGGCAGGAGAAACTCCCGGTCACTGCGCCGGATGAGACCACGTTCTATACAGGAGGAGAGAACGGCTACACCGATTACCCGTTCTATGCGGTCAGCTCTTAAGACGCAGCTCGTTGAGATCGCGCGCGCTGCAACGCTCCCGTAGCGCGCATTCATCGCTGGACTAGCCTTGCTCCACTTGATGTGAACAACCCCTTTCCACCACAGAAAACCACCAGGTAGCTGTGTCTGGAATGGCATTGATTACTCACCTGCGACCTCAGCCGGGACATCGCCCCAGAGGGCTGTAGCCATGGGGTTGGCGATGGTTCTGGGCACACTGCTGAGCTTCGCGGCGTCCTTATAAATGTTCAATGGCTCACATAGTAGACTCGTCGGTATGCTTCGATGGACTACTGCTGGTGAATCCCATGGCCAAGCGCTGATTGCGCTGGTGGAAAACCTCCCCGCTGGGCTGAGCGTGACTCGTGAGGACGTCGCGGAACAGCTCGCTCGCCGTCGCCTCGGCTATGGCCGTGGCGCCCGGATGAAGTTTGAGGCCGATGAGCTGACCTTCGTCTCTGGCGTCCGGCACGGCAAGACCCTCGGTAGCCCCGTTGCCGTCATGATCGGCAACACCGAGTGGCCGAAGTGGACCACCATCATGTCCGCTGACCCGGTGGACATGGAGGACCCGGAGGTAGCCAAGGCGATGGCCTCTGGTCGTGGGGCTAAGCTGACCCGCCCGCGCCCAGGTCACGCGGACTTCGCGGGCATGCTGAAGTACGACCACGACGAGGCTCGCCCGATCCTCGAACGCGCCTCTGCACGCGAGACTGCTGCCCGCGTCGCTGCCGCCACCTTCGCCCGTGCCCTGCTGCGCGAGGTGTTGGGAGTGGAGGTATTCAGCCACGTCGTTTCGATCGGCCGGAGCGAGCCGTATACCGGCGCCACCCCGAGTTTCTCTGACCTGGAAGCCATCGATGCCTCTCCGGTGCGCGCCTTCGATAAGGCCTCGGAGGATGCGATGGTCGAGGAGATCAAGGCTGCAAAGAAGAGCGGTGACACCCTCGGCGGCATCGTGGAGGTCGTGGTGAAGGGCCTGCCGATCGGCCTGGGCTCCCACACGTCCGGCGACGCTCGCCTCGACGCCCAGCTGGCCTCCGCCGTGATGGGAATCCAGGCCATCAAGGGGGTCGAGATCGGCGACGGATTCGAGGAGGCGCGTCGCCGCGGCTCCGAAGCTCACGACGAGATGGTGCGCGAGGACGGCGAGATCACCCGCCTGAGCAACCGCGCCGGTGGCATCGAGGGCGGCATGACCAATGGTGAGGACGTCATCGTCCGCGCCGCGATGAAGCCGATCAGCACGGTTCCGCGCGCGCTGCGTACTGTCGACATGGCCACCGGAGAGGCCGCCACCGGCATCCACCAACGCTCCGACGTCGTCGCCGTCCCCGCGGCAGGCGTCGTTGCCGAGGCGATGGTCGCCCTCGTGCTGGCTCGGGCCACCGTTGAAAAGTTCGGGGGCGACTCCCTCGCTGAGATGAAGCGTAACGTGGCCGCCTATCAGCAGCAGGTTGCCGAGCGGCTGGACTTCTAACCGACCTGCGAACAAGGAGGCTTCGCGAAAGATGACTCGATTCGGGCAATCTGAACCGTCGGACGCGCCGCACACCGCATCTGGGCAGCGCCCAAAGGTCGTGCTTGCTGGCTTGCCGGGAGCGGGCAAATCCACGATGGGGCGCCGCATCGGGCATGCTCTCCACCTGCCCGTCATCGATACCGATGAGCTCATCGCCGAGCGGTTCAACAAGCCCTGCGGCGACGTGCTTCGGGAACTCGGCGAGGAGAAGTTCCGCGCCGCTGAGGAGGAAGCCATCGCTCAGGCGCTGAAGACCAACGCGGTGGTGTCCCTAGGTGGGGGAGCTGTGAAGAGCGCGAAGACCCGCGAGGCTCTCATGAACCACCAGGTTGTCTACCTCTATGTGGACGTTGCCGAGGGCGTTCGCCGTACCTCTGGGAACAAAACCCGCCCGCTGCTGGACGTCCCCAATCCCGAAGAGGTCTATCAGCGGCTGTACGACGAGCGCCACGAGCTCTACGAAGAGGTCGCGAGCTTCCGCATCCGCTCCGGCAACCACGACCCGCAGCGGACGGTTTCCGCCATCCTGCAGTACCTCGAAGACGCAGAACAGCTCTAGGCCACAGCCAGCCGGCCGATCAACCGCAGCACAGAGATCACTGCATAACACCACAACGACCACAGCACGAGAGAAAGAACGTGACAGCGTGACAACGCCTAACTCCGCGCAGCAGCACACCCCACGGCGCATCGATGTGCGCACCGCTTCGCCATACCCCGTCCTCATCAGCCGCGGCATCGAGACGATGATCCCGCCGATGCTCGAGGTGACGGAAGGGGCCAGCACATTTCTGATCATCCACCAGCCGGCCCTGGCTGAGCGCGCGGCTCATGTCGCACGCTTGCTGGAGGCCGAAGGCAAGGTCGCCGAGCTCCTGGAGATCTCCGATGCCGAGGACGGGAAGACCATCGCCTCCGCCGAGCGTTGCTGGGATCGCTGCGCAGACGCCGGGTTGACTCGTCAGGACTGCATCATCTCCGTGGGCGGTGGCGCTGCCACCGACCTGGCCGGATTCATCGCCGCCACCTGGATGCGTGGCATCCGCGTGGCGCACGTCCCGACCTCTTTGCTCGGGATGGTTGACGCTGCCGTGGGCGGCAAAACGGGGATCAATACCACCCGAGGCAAGAACCTCGTCGGTGCCTTCCACGAACCAGCCGCAGTCCTCATCGATCTGGATACCCTCAAGGACCTGCCCCGAGAAGAGCTGATCGCGGGCTCCGCAGAGATCATTAAGGCCGGCTTCATTCGCGACGAGCGCATCATTGAGATCTACGAGGACGATCCGACCGAAGCGCTGAACCCGGCAGGTGACGTACTTCCGGAACTGATCGAGCGGGCGATCAAGGTCAAGGCTGACGTCGTGGCCCAGGACCTCAAGGAATCCTATATCCGAGAGATCCTTAACTACGGGCACACCTTCTGCCACGCGGTCGAACAGCAGGAGAACTACCGGTGGCGGCACGGGCAGGCCGTGGGCGTGGGGATGATGTTCGAGGCCGAGCTGGCCAAGGCCGCTGGCCTCATCGACCAGGAGCTCGTGGACCGGCACAGAAACATCCTGCGCAGTGTGGGGTTGGCGACGACTTATCGGCACTCCGATTTCGACACCCTCATTGAGGTTATGGGTCGGGATAAGAAGAATAAGCAGGGCAAGATCCGCTTCGTTGTCCTCGAGGGGCTGGCTAACCCTACGCGGCTCGAGTCCCCGAGCAGGGAACACCTGGACGCAGCGTGGGAGGCGATTTCGGAATGACCGCACAGGAACAGCAGCTGACGGTGAGCGTGCTCAACGGCCCGAACCTCAACAGGCTGGGCAAGCGGCAGCCGGAGGTCTACGGGGCGACGACGCTGGCTGACGTCGAGACGCTCATTACCGAGGAAGCAGCACGCCTGGGCGTGGCGGTGGAGTTTTTCCAGAGCAACCACGAAGGGGAGATGCTGGATCGCATCCACGCTGCAGCGGACCGGGGGCACGCGGTGATCATTAACCCGGGTGGCTGGACGCATACTTCTGTGGCGCTGCGCGACGCTCTCGCGGAGGTCGCCGACGGGCAGGGTTTCGTGGAGGTCCACATTTCTAACGTTCACGCCCGTGAGCCCTTCCGCCACCACAGCTACCTCAGCCCCATTGCCCGCGGCGTGATCGCAGGCCTGGGTATCGAGGGATACCTGGCCGCCCTGCGTTACCTCGCGAAGGGCTAGTACCGCCGCCGACTTTTACGGTGAGACCGGGGCTTGACGCTCCGTGCACTCACCCGGGCCTGCGAGCCGGGACATGCAGGGGAGTAGCGTGGGAGTGATTAACCCTAGCGCGGGACACGGACCGATCGAAGGAGAGCGCGAATGACCCAGACTCAGCGATACACCGAGCGCCGAAAGAAGCTGGCCGCACGCCTACAGGAGCGCGACCTGCCTGGCCTTTTGGTGACTGACCTGAAGAACGTTCGCTATCTCACCGGTTTCAGCGGATCCAACGCGGTCTATCTCCAGCAACCGGATGGCCGGGGGGTGCTCGGTACTGATGGCCGCTACGCCACCCAGGTGGAGATTGAGACCGGCCAGCCGGAGGATATCGAGCTCCTTATCGAGAACAAGCTGCTCGAACAGGTGCCGGAGCGAGCTGAAGTCACCGGCTTTGCCGTGGAGTCCAGCCTGAGCATTGGCGAGGCAAAGACACTTGCCGCAGACGGCCCGCTACCGGAGGTGGCAGCCGGCATCGTCGAGGAGCTGCGTCTGGTTAAGGACAGCCAGGAGATCGCCGCCCTGGAGGCAGCAGGGGAACTCGCGGACGCGGTGTGGCAGGAATTCCTCGACGATGGCGGTATCCGCGAGGGCCGCACGGAGATCGAGGCCGCAGCGGACTTGGAATACCGCCTGCGCAAGGCTGGTGCGGAAGCATTGAGCTTCGACACCATTTTGGCTTCGGGCGTCAACGCCACCAAGCCACACGCCGGTGTCTCCCGCGACCCGATCGTGCCGGGTCTGGTCACCGTCGACTTCGGCATCTACCTGGACGGTTACGCCTCCGACCAGACACGTACCGTCTGCGTAGGGGAGCCGGACGAGCTCTCCGCCACCCTCTACGACGTCGTCCTGCGCTCGCAGCGGGCTGGTGCCGCGGCCGTCGCCCCGGGAACCGCCCTGTTCGATATCGATAAGACCTGCCGGGACATCATCACCGATGCGGGCTACGGCGAGTACTTCGTGCACTCGACGGGCCACGGCGTGGGCCTGGACGTCCACGAAGCGCCGTCGGCGAACTCCCGTGTTGACCGATCAGTGACGCTTGCTGAGGGGATGACGCTGACCGTGGAGCCGGGGATCTACATCCCGGGCAAGACCGGCCTGCGCATCGAAAACACCTACGTGGTCACTGCCGATGGTGCCAAGAGCTGCAACGCCTCCAGCACTGATCTGCGCATCGTTTAAGGTGTTAGAATAAGTCGAACGAGAACGCCTGAGACCTCGGGCGTCGACGTGCGCGCAAAAAAATCTCAACGAGAATAGAGGAGCCTGAACTAGTGGCAACCACTGCAGATTTCAAAAACGGTATGGTCCTGATGATCGACGGCAAGCTGCAACAGATCGTGGAGTTCCAGCACGTCAAGCCAGGTAAGGGCCCGGCGTTTGTGCGCACGAAGCTCAAGGACGTCGTCTCCGGCAAGACCGTGGACAAGACCTTCAACGCAGGTGTGAAGGTCGAGCAGGCCACCGTTGACCGTCGCGACATGACCTACCTGTACAACGACGGCTCCGCCTACGTCCTCATGGACGACAAGACCTTCGAGCAGGTCGAGCTGCAGCCGGAGCTCATGGGCGACGGCGCGAAGTTCCTGCTGGAGAACTCCCGCGTCAACGTTTCCTTCCACGACGGCCAGGCACTGTTCGCTGAGCTGCCAGCCAACGTTGACCTCAAGATCGAGCACACCGACCCGGGCCTGCAGGGCGACCGCTCCACCGGCGGCTCCAAGCCAGCCACCCTGGAGACCGGTGCCGAGATCCAGGTGCCGCTGTTCATCGAGACCGGCAACGTCGTCAAGGTGGACACCCGCACCGGCGAGTACCTGTCCCGCGTCACCCAGTAACACCCCAGGAGCCTGATACTTCCTCATGGTTGAACCACAGTCGCCGACGCCCTCCTCGCGCCCTCAGAACCACGACCCGCAGTCTGCGGGGAAGGGGTCTGGCTCGAAGGATGAGCGCTCGGCTGCGCGTTTCAAGCGGCGTGGTGCGCGCTACAAGGCCCGCCGCCGTGCCGTGGACATCCTCTTCGAGGCGGAGTTCCGCGATATCGACCCGGTCGACATCATGGAAGAGCGCGCGGAGCTGGCCAAGGATCAGGAAAACCAGATCAAGCCGATCCCGGAGTACACCTCCCAGATCGTGCCCGGCGTGGCAAGCAACCTCGACGCGATCGATGATGCCATCGCCGTGCACCTCACCAGCGATTGGACCCTGGATCGCATCCCCGCCGTGGACCGCGCCGTCATGCGCGTGGCGGCGTGGGAGCTGATGTTCAACGCGGACGTTCCGCACCGTGTCGCTCTGTCCGAGGGGATCGAGCTTGCCAGCGAGTACTCCCACGTCAAGGCCCCGGACTACGTCAACGCTGTGCTCGACGGCGTGGCCACAGACGCGGACGCCGCGATGGCTGATCGCCTGGCCGCCCAGCGGGAGCAGGAGCAGTCGGGGTCCGAGAGTGGCACTACGACTGAGCTGGCGGGCATCGACGCGCTGGTTGATTCCGTGATCGCAGACCCGGCCGAGCAGGCAGCGGACGCAGCCACCGAAGGCCCCGAAGACAGCCAGGCGGGCCCTGCTGAAAGCACCGCCGCCGAAAACCAGGATTCCGTGTAAAACGCGAGGTTTTTCAGCGGCACATCCGTGCTGGCGAATGATCGATTCTCACCCATCTACCCCCGGTTGCCCCGCGCAGCCGGGGGTAGTGCTTTGTGCTATCGTTCACATGAAAGGTTTTCTTTCAGAGGCATCCTTTAACAGACCGCACAGAGAGGCGGGAAAGGAGGTCACGATGAATCCGACAGTCGATAGTCATTCCGTGGTTCTGCTGAACCCGGACGATGTCAATC
This window contains:
- the aroB gene encoding 3-dehydroquinate synthase, which translates into the protein MTTPNSAQQHTPRRIDVRTASPYPVLISRGIETMIPPMLEVTEGASTFLIIHQPALAERAAHVARLLEAEGKVAELLEISDAEDGKTIASAERCWDRCADAGLTRQDCIISVGGGAATDLAGFIAATWMRGIRVAHVPTSLLGMVDAAVGGKTGINTTRGKNLVGAFHEPAAVLIDLDTLKDLPREELIAGSAEIIKAGFIRDERIIEIYEDDPTEALNPAGDVLPELIERAIKVKADVVAQDLKESYIREILNYGHTFCHAVEQQENYRWRHGQAVGVGMMFEAELAKAAGLIDQELVDRHRNILRSVGLATTYRHSDFDTLIEVMGRDKKNKQGKIRFVVLEGLANPTRLESPSREHLDAAWEAISE
- a CDS encoding M24 family metallopeptidase yields the protein MTQTQRYTERRKKLAARLQERDLPGLLVTDLKNVRYLTGFSGSNAVYLQQPDGRGVLGTDGRYATQVEIETGQPEDIELLIENKLLEQVPERAEVTGFAVESSLSIGEAKTLAADGPLPEVAAGIVEELRLVKDSQEIAALEAAGELADAVWQEFLDDGGIREGRTEIEAAADLEYRLRKAGAEALSFDTILASGVNATKPHAGVSRDPIVPGLVTVDFGIYLDGYASDQTRTVCVGEPDELSATLYDVVLRSQRAGAAAVAPGTALFDIDKTCRDIITDAGYGEYFVHSTGHGVGLDVHEAPSANSRVDRSVTLAEGMTLTVEPGIYIPGKTGLRIENTYVVTADGAKSCNASSTDLRIV
- a CDS encoding shikimate kinase, with translation MTRFGQSEPSDAPHTASGQRPKVVLAGLPGAGKSTMGRRIGHALHLPVIDTDELIAERFNKPCGDVLRELGEEKFRAAEEEAIAQALKTNAVVSLGGGAVKSAKTREALMNHQVVYLYVDVAEGVRRTSGNKTRPLLDVPNPEEVYQRLYDERHELYEEVASFRIRSGNHDPQRTVSAILQYLEDAEQL
- the nusB gene encoding transcription antitermination factor NusB, translated to MVEPQSPTPSSRPQNHDPQSAGKGSGSKDERSAARFKRRGARYKARRRAVDILFEAEFRDIDPVDIMEERAELAKDQENQIKPIPEYTSQIVPGVASNLDAIDDAIAVHLTSDWTLDRIPAVDRAVMRVAAWELMFNADVPHRVALSEGIELASEYSHVKAPDYVNAVLDGVATDADAAMADRLAAQREQEQSGSESGTTTELAGIDALVDSVIADPAEQAADAATEGPEDSQAGPAESTAAENQDSV
- the efp gene encoding elongation factor P, which translates into the protein MATTADFKNGMVLMIDGKLQQIVEFQHVKPGKGPAFVRTKLKDVVSGKTVDKTFNAGVKVEQATVDRRDMTYLYNDGSAYVLMDDKTFEQVELQPELMGDGAKFLLENSRVNVSFHDGQALFAELPANVDLKIEHTDPGLQGDRSTGGSKPATLETGAEIQVPLFIETGNVVKVDTRTGEYLSRVTQ
- the aroQ gene encoding type II 3-dehydroquinate dehydratase, which gives rise to MTVSVLNGPNLNRLGKRQPEVYGATTLADVETLITEEAARLGVAVEFFQSNHEGEMLDRIHAAADRGHAVIINPGGWTHTSVALRDALAEVADGQGFVEVHISNVHAREPFRHHSYLSPIARGVIAGLGIEGYLAALRYLAKG
- the aroC gene encoding chorismate synthase, with amino-acid sequence MLRWTTAGESHGQALIALVENLPAGLSVTREDVAEQLARRRLGYGRGARMKFEADELTFVSGVRHGKTLGSPVAVMIGNTEWPKWTTIMSADPVDMEDPEVAKAMASGRGAKLTRPRPGHADFAGMLKYDHDEARPILERASARETAARVAAATFARALLREVLGVEVFSHVVSIGRSEPYTGATPSFSDLEAIDASPVRAFDKASEDAMVEEIKAAKKSGDTLGGIVEVVVKGLPIGLGSHTSGDARLDAQLASAVMGIQAIKGVEIGDGFEEARRRGSEAHDEMVREDGEITRLSNRAGGIEGGMTNGEDVIVRAAMKPISTVPRALRTVDMATGEAATGIHQRSDVVAVPAAGVVAEAMVALVLARATVEKFGGDSLAEMKRNVAAYQQQVAERLDF
- a CDS encoding alkene reductase — encoded protein: MTTLFDSLEIGRLTLPNRVTMAPLTRSRAGRDGVPTALHETYYSQRASMGLIVTEGVFPAVTSRAFPGQPGIETPEQISGWRRVADSVHEAGGRIFMQVMNGGRLSHAGLLEGAQPVAPSALASGTAVRDFESRKECPVPRALGIEELPRIVDEFRQAARNAIDAGMDGVEIHGANGYLLQQFLSPSSNHREDAYGGTPENRYRLAQEILTAVAEEIGADRVALRLSPQHNIQGIEETDDADVRATYGGLLRAVADLGLAYVSFLHAEPTGELITELSAEARANGRTRVILNSGFGRVTQRAEAEDLARHGDAVAVGRLAISNPDLVRRWQEKLPVTAPDETTFYTGGENGYTDYPFYAVSS
- the mltG gene encoding endolytic transglycosylase MltG, which codes for MTLKRSMQPKYRRRRQLAVALALALTLLLVGISGYVWYQRSVVGQRDYEGAGNGTVVMVKVGEGDSLSSIAPTLVEKKIVGSRRALMREAEARDASLQTGYYPLQEKMSASAALDALTDDANRRGVVDIPNGLPLEDVTVVGGKTREGIYSLISAQTCSSQDECITSDTLRDAVVSSTPEELEVPQWAKGAVASRADDPRRIEGLISPGVHLFDPTATPQEIMRELISNSAAEYEATGLLKAADAVGLSAYEMITAASLVEREAPAGAFDKVARVILNRLKEDQRLEFDSTVNYDVAEQEVATTDDDRARRTPWNTYAKKGLPETPIASPGIQALQAMEHPAEGDWLYFVTINKDGETVFNRDFDAHEAAIEKARANGVLDSAR
- a CDS encoding shikimate dehydrogenase encodes the protein MSENQDAQLSTGGDPLPIGDSAGASVLSPEEFLALSGPRCAVLGSPVSHSLSPLIHKAGYRATGLDLDYYRVEAPEARDIRVIVQAQDPNIRGLSVTMPGKGAALELAGLATKRAEDIGSANTLVPQEDGRWLADNTDVDGLTACLDAVAAELAERDPERGAPFAGQTAVIVGNGGTARPAVAAAAAAGFAEINVVARSERALNLQALTESLGMAFSWTRFDAPELGHVCGQAATLISTVPEDVAAEYVDAFCRAESVIDVIYDPYPTALLAQAKQQELPFSDGLQMLAGQAEEQFRLFTGQQAPEGLFLTELRQHLALD
- a CDS encoding A24 family peptidase, with translation MMGAVLAALGVAVAYLAVVDWRYRRIPNAVVLPSILCAIVAAGAWQPAALAGGAGWWLLFSFFHHRAAKHRRKGSSAAGRYLGGGDAKFAVVCGILASWHGSGWVLLAMAAAGMLSTVAILYRGHSRKLPNQRAVAMGPAMALGTLLAFLVTL